The Hemibagrus wyckioides isolate EC202008001 linkage group LG26, SWU_Hwy_1.0, whole genome shotgun sequence DNA window ATTCCTTACTAGATCTTTAAACTTAAAAATAACACTGCAGCAttgaagagaaagaaacactGTGATATTCACTGACCAGTCTAACAACGGAAATGAACACACTGGTCACTCTACGATGCACGTGATGACTAACTTTTCATTCCACAAGATCTTTTAATCTAATTAGGTTAGTTAGGCTTAATTAGATCATTATATTTCTTTGCAGATCAAATGATCACCCACAGAAACAAGTGGTTTATAAACAGAGTGTTGGTATTACCCGAATACGTGCAGTAATCTAACGCTGCAGGtcacttttctctttttgttgtaCACACTGCTTGTTCCATAACCATAGGCGCCATGTCAACCATAACAGTTACCATAACAACGAAATTAACGTGAAGTCATCGACCATTACAGGTTAGTCTACACGCCAGTGAcagttttcaaaataaaagcttgaaaacatggcgGACTCTAACGGATTAGAGCAGTAGTGGCTAAATAGTGATGTTGGGCTAGCTCGACAACGACAATACTGGCGCTGCATTATATCCCGAGGtcttataaacatcatcatcaacaacaacatattaataataataataatagttctgGGTAAGGGTGTTTGTTATatactttaaatgtaaataatgttagGGGAAAagctctgtctctcacacacacacacaccctagaCAGCCCGTAATTCTCAGCTgggtttattctttttcttgtaTTTTGTGCACAATAAATCTGTGACCGTGTCCATTAAACAAATCATATTTTCATGACTCCTGCGACTGACTGATGTTCTTATTGAGAAAGAATTAGGGAAACGCGTTGTCTATGATGCAGGTGAAAGACTGAAGGCTTCTTGTTGTTGcgtttttaaattattacaattaaaaaaattgaaataatttttttaaaatgttgaaaagaaaaaaagggcgTAAAGCTCGATTGTAGGGGGCGTGTCAGAGTAATCACGTGATGAAACTGTCAGTGATCGTGTGACTCTACACcgctggtttgtgtgtgtgtgtttaataaaagctgcatttggtttgtttttaagcTCAAAAATACCACACTGATTTCCGGCCCTTCTAGACCATTGATATATCTGTATTCATTTACACTTCAATCTAGACCACTGATAAATCTGTAAagattacacaaaaaaacatttgatttttttgtttatttattaaagggGCGGGGCAGGGGCGGGGTTACACAAGTTACTATTACTTAGACGAGCTTGATCTATTTTAAATACTTTGTAAAAAGAAATCAGTAAACGTATCCCATACAATGTCTTTATTCATGAAATAACCAAATAGTGCTGTATCTTTACTCCATCAGCAGCTTCTCTGCCTCCTCTAGTGCTCTCTCCATGTTCTCAGCATACATGCAAAATGAATCTCTTTCCTGATAAAGCTGTTCTCGGGCTCCTTGAAGACTCCTCACGGTGTTCTGAACCTCCTGGAACCATGCACAAGATTTAGAACATCAGGACTAACGCATGAACCAGATGAAATGATTTAAAAGATTGAAAAGACTATTCTTATTGTTAGTAGAGACTGAGACTTACTGTTAAATGTGCTCTGTGTTCTTTCGTAAAATCATCAAATGATTTCAGCTCAGTTAACAGTTTTTGGGAAATGGTCTGGAAAGATGaagaaacatttgttttgtttttttccccacaattaCAGGAATctcaaaatacataaaacaacgTGTCAGTAAACATTCCAGCAAAAGACTCTAGAATATACAAATTGTATTTTAAAGTGTGATATTCTAttgtaataaagtaataaatggaTTAGATGCAAAATCAGAATTTAcaaaattttctttatttacacaaaagatGAACATAGTCTGTTCTATTTACTCAATAGATGATATCTAGTATAGAAATACCAGCCATGACGGGGTGTTTCACCTACAATAACCAAGTCATCACTGTATTAATCAAGTGtttaaaatgtacacaaaactGTAACCAGTAACCAGACTCAAACCTGATGAGAAGCACTGGAGTAAAGAACTTTGGggtgttaaaaaataaacagacttgatattttatatatatatatatatatatatatatatatatatatatatatatacatatatatacacacacacaaatacacatacaaatacacactagcagtcaaaagtttggacacaccttttaattcaatgttttttgtttagggatttattttctacattctagaacaatactggagatttcaaatctatgaaataacacacatggacttaagtaatgacaaaaaacaacagtcagttgttattttaagacacgaaggtcaggtgttctggaatagttcttgcaagaacagtattgtcaagtgcatttgcaaagcCCAtgaagcaccatgatgaaactggctcacatgaagaccatcccagtaaagcaagaccaaaacttacctctgctgcagaggagaagttcatttagagttaccagcctcagaaatcaccaattaacagcacctcagattagaggcgttatgaaggctttacagagcatcagtagcagacatatctcaatatcaactgttcaaacgagattattgtgtatatcgtccgccttcagcattgttttacaacgtagaaagaaataaacatatatatatatatatataaaatctgaaTGTGTGGGTCTCTTTCTAAGTCACTGTAAATTTCAGacatcacaataaaaaaaattgtgtattaatgcaCCAGATGCTAAAACAGGAGTGTCtgatcttatccacaaagggccagtttgggtacaggttttcattctaacCAAACAGGAGTCACACtagagtctactgaaagccagtATCATCTGATTGAATATGTGGCATCAGGCATGCTTCCTGCTCGagtggaatgaaaacctgcaccctcactggccctttgtggataagattagaCTCCTGTGTTCTAAACCACTAATCCACCACTTACTAACTTAAAATAACTTTTCATTGCTTATGGTAAATATTAGgaataaaagtaaattaaattaattattgaaCTCTACAGCCCCCTCAGTCTCAATCCTCAGAAGATTTTTTATACTACCAATGTCTCTTAGCTCTCACCTGGGCATCTAATCAATTAAGATTTTTGCCTAAAATTCAACATCACCTCAGGTTTATattcatacatatacacaaatacatatatctCACATTTCCTATGCTTAAAATAGAGGTAATATAAGTTTCTTATAAGTTTATATAGTTCCTGCACTAAAATGGATGATGAGAGGGTGGATGCCCCCTATGCAAGATTAATCCCTCTTAATCTCTCCTTCAGTACAGTGAAATCGTTATGGCTCACATCTGTATCTACTCTCCAACTGTTTCTTGTATAAGTGTGCAGCCAGGCCAACAAGCTTGCTGTCTGAACATGAGAAGCTCATTTCTCAGAATGATTTGTAAAACCATAGGCCAAAACAATATCATGCAATTTATGAACTGTCCCTGAATCTGTAACTGAATTTCATGCCTGGCTTCTATTCCAATGTGTTTCTGCCACAAGTGCTGGAATAAATCCCTCTTTACATTTTGATGTCTGACCAAAACAGAACCCCACTTaactaaatcatttccttttcttATTTTCAGACTCTCACATGAGAAGTGCtgcctttctctccctctcggTATTACCTTCTGATTTTACACATCTGTTCTCCCATTGTATGTATAACCTGATCTAGATATTTtgcatattatattaaaaacactttattaaaaatatacaatcCTGCAAAACAAGTACTCTAAAGGCATCTacttaaatacattattttactttccatatatgatataaataatatcaaAGAAATATTAGCAGTTTAATAACTAACAGTTGATTCAGTCTtaggaataaatgaatagaaaaaataaagacattacCATGAGATCTTTTCTTTGTCCTGCCTTCTGATCTGCTGCTTCACAAACTTTCTCTCCTGAAACTAAAAAAGAGATTTAAGTAAATTAAAGCCTGAATAGaacaaaagaattaaaaaaaaatatataaagaaaatatattagaCTGTGTATAATTTGGAAAGTAGCATTAATATAATTCAAACTGGAagaatattataatttttataattatctAAGAtaattatgcttttttttaaaaaaaaaaaaaaaagcttattttTTCATCTGTTCTTAACTGCTTCTCTTCAATACTACATACTCATGTCAATTCTTACACCCTTAAGGACTATATccttatccttttttttttaattaaaaataaactcttgCATTTTGTGCCCTGTTACATAGACCTAGACCATAGTTTTTTTGTCCTCGATAGAAGAACTGTATTGGTGCAGTGTCTACCTAAAGGATATTCACAGTTGAAATATTCCTTTCAAAGCCCCTGTCAACTTTTCATCTTCTTACTATTACCTGTAGCTTGTTTTGATAGCGGAGGAGCCATGTCATTTTCTTACTCAGTCACCTGCACTATAATTATGATCTATACCCAGGGTTCCCAAACTTTTTCATTCCAAGACCCACTTAGACGAGTACAATAAATCCCAAGACCCaccataatatttttaaatagaagTATTTGGCGGTATTTAGTATTTAGCATCCTCATTTAGTAGAgagcagcttttttttcttgtcataTGAATGAAATATACAATTGACTGCAATATGATAACCATTCAAATGTCAAAACAGCAGCCTAATGGTTAGGTCAGGATTATGAGAGGAATAACTGAGTACTGAGTTCTACTTATTAACATAAGTATTACAGAACATGCTATACAAATACTGATAATCAAATACAAATGCAAGAACTGAAAAATTGTGTTTAAAACTACTTCAATTTATTAGTGATTATTTATTAGTGATTATTTGCAATTCAATATGCAGCTAAAAATGAGGCTCGCAGTGGTTTTTCTGGGATGCTGGCTGTGCCTTTGATCGGTTTTTGCTGACACAGATACTCTTCTTATTTTACAAACCCCAATTCCAATGAAGTTGGGACGTTGTGTAAAacgtaaataaaaacagaatacaaTGACCTGCAAATCCTTGTTGACCCATATTCAATTGAAAACCCCACAAAGACAAGATATGTAACGTTTAAACTGATAAACTTGGTCATCTCTTGCAAATATTCACTCATTTTGAATTTGATGCCTGCAACACGTTCCAAAAGGCACGGGACAGGGGCATTTTCTCCACGGTGTTACATCACCTTTCATTTTAACATTCAATAAGTGTGTGGGAACTAAGGACACTAATTGTTGAAGCTTTGTAGATGGAATTCTTTCCCCATTCTTGCTTGATGCATGCCCTCAGTTGCTGGGGTCTGCATTGTTGTATTTTGCACTTCATAATGCGCCACACATTTTCAATAGGAGACAGGTTCTGGACCGCAGACGGGCCAGTCTAGTACCCACACTCTTACTACAAAGCCAGGCTCTTTTTATTTACGTTTTACACAACGTCCCAACTTCATTGGAATTGGGGTTTGTTGGTATATGCAGAATGTTTTGTTGTGAGGTGCTGTTTAAGTTTTGAGGGTTTCATGCTTACACTTGCCAAAACTTTTCTAAGCATAAAAGACATTGACATTTCTTCACCCTCTGGACCTCCACAGGCAATAAAACCAAGATCAAGGTAGGACTGGTCATATTTTCTGTGTGGCTCCTTTTCAGATTTTGTTGTTCTGACATAATCTGAAGACTACTCACAGACCTGTGATGCCTTCTGTTTTATAAGCTTGTCCATTTTAACATTCACTGCACAGTCACTGAAGGctgtattagtgtactgtacatTACTGATGCAGACGCTTCAACACAAACGAATCAGACGATTTATTCAGGGAGTTATTCAATGAATGCAATGTTGATTCAGACTTCTgatacttgtgtgtgttttaatttaaatgattccttggaaaaaagaaaagtctcTTAGGAGTCGTTTGTTCATTATCGGACTGGTTTTGTTTCATCCACCATAACGTAAATGTAACTGCAGCCAAGTGACTTTGTCTGACCCACAGATTGAAAACCCCTGGTCACTACcatgtactgtacatatatGGGCACACTGAAAGTCCAAGCCTCCAGTTTTTGTCAATGTTTGTATGTTAAGATTAAACAACGTTAGATATGATATGGATAGGGTTTCTTCATGATGCAGTGCCATGCTCGGTTATTCAGTGTAGCTTTTTAAACTAGCTAGAATGGAGAAGTGGCAGTGTAGAGTATTCATTAAGAACACACTCATGAGCCTGTTTATAAGAGATGAGAAACAGATATTGCAGAAAACAAGATCTCTTTACAAGTGTTCAGTTCAGATAATAGTTACATGCTGTGGTGATGAGCTCACATTATATGCATGGTGGTCAGATGAATCTGGGATGTTCACCTAAGGTCAGAACACTGAATTTTGTGAATCATTTGGGTGGAAGCAGGCTGTGAAGCAACAGCAGACACCAATATAGTCTAGTGTGTTACCACTGCTCATACCATTAATGTGTCATTAAAAGTAAGGCAATTAACCTTTACTGTACATTTGGATGAATTTGGCATGGCCATTATGCCAGAGAGCGCAGAATACGACTATGGTAGAAAATGATGCATGTTCATGACTTACGACACAAACATCATGCTGTTccttaaaacacaaacaaaattacCTGGATCAAGGTTCTCTGCAATAAGAAGCACATGACAGTCACTGAGCTGTTTCTTAATTTCAGTGTTGCTTTCTTGAAGATCACTGCAGCGTTGTTCTAATACAAACACATTTTCctagagaaaacaaaacaactactAAAGCCAGAAGGAAGTCTCCTTATAATTGTTTTCATACAGCCACTCTCTAAAGAAACTAGATTTTTTACAGACACCAATAAAAAATATCCATAACAATAATTACACCAAAAAAGTCTTTTAAAACTTAGTTGTATTATAAATTGTTCAAAATTAATATATGGCATATACAAAGGTAAATTAACAGTCTCTATCTTTCAAGAATGACTTCAAATGTCTGCATACTTACAGTCATGGGCCTAAATAACAAATTGTGTGGTGCAACTTCtatcaataaaaaataacctCAGGTGAGATTAGAATATGTTAAGTATTATATGTAAGCAAGTTTTATTCTTTAGCCATTCAGATGTCAAGTTGCTTCTCTTGTAGGATGATGACCCAATTTCAGCCCAGCTGAAGCTGCAGGATGGATAACTCACATTTGTATTAAGAACATTACTAAATGATCACCCCTTTAGCACCTGGGCTTGACATTACACTGCCATACACCGTGTTTGGTTTTCGCCAAATATGGCGCAATGAATGTGATGTCCAAACATCTCCACCTTGGTCTCACAAGTCCAAAGGATATTGCTTCAGAATGTTTGTTCATATACAATTTTGCAAACAGATGTCATactgctttaatttttttttttaattggaaaGAAGGGGCTTCTTAGCCACTATTCCATGAAAGTCATACTTGTTCAGTCTTCATCTGATTGTGTTGTCATTTAAGGTGCTTCCATATTCTTGTCAGTTACATCATCTAGCTCTTGGTTTTTGCTTTATATCTGAGCATTAAACAATCTGAGTTTGGACTGAATTTGCTGACACACCTACTCCCCAGAAAATTGGCAGCTGTGTTGAACTTTTTTGTCCTTTTGTAAACAATCATTCTAACTGTAGAATGGTGAATTTCAGCTAGTTTGGAGATAGCTTCTCAGATTAATGAGCAGCAGTAATAGTTGCTTCTCATGGTCATGCTGATGTCCTTTCTTCATGGTATGATGTAAACACAAACCTGAGTGCCCTACAAGAGTTCTGCTTTTACAGAGTAGTCTGACTTGAAGATGATGAACTAATCTTGTACATTTCATTAATAACACCAGACTGCTAATTACTCTCTTAATGAATATGGAAATAGGAATGGTCTACTTTTTTGCATCGGGTTTCTGAATCACGATTTTAATATTTGGTGGGAAAAAATAACTATGTTTTgaaatctgttgtttttttgtggtatAGTGTCAAGTATTGGAGACCGCACACACAATTGTTATTTGTGccctaataaataaaacctagACTTGAAGATGAGTGTACTTCCCCTTTCCCATGACAGTATGTACCTGTGACATTTATGTTTTTTAGATTTTGTAATAATTTGACAAAAAACCCTGAATACTTTCTTGCATGtcagttaaaaaaaacttatataATTCTAATGTATATCTTTATCACTGTATGGTAgtaatttaaaaatgaagagAATTTGACTCCACAGAAAGATGCAAAGTGCCAGTGTTAATGTCCTCAAAACTGTGATCTAATCAACTTTACCTTTAACTCTGAAATCTGCTTCTGCAAATCTTCTTTCGCTGCAGTCAGAAGACGATTTTGTTCCATAACTTCACTTTGGTGGCCATATCTTACTGAGGGCCTGCAACATGAATtcatttagaataaataaataaatcacattgtAAACATGCTTATAATGCCATATTGATCTCCTCACCCTTTGAGGCTTTTCGCTGTGTTCTTCCTGAAaagaaattacaaaataaaattaaaaataggaTTACAGGATCACATAAACTGAATCCGACACAAAACTAACTGAACTACTCTGTTACTCACCTGACCACAGCCTCAGGGTCAGTCTTGACATTAGCTTTCCTAGATGCTAAATTAGGATGTGTGGGAATGGCTGTATCTTTAGCTGGAGCTCTGTCCACTCTCTTCATGATGCCTTGTGGAAAAAATGTTCTCAAATCACTTCAAGTCCATTCACAGTTTGTAATAAAACCCACACCCGCACTACAGGAGGCTGCTGAAGCCCTGTGTGAGATAACCGCTGCTTTAGACTGGTCAGTGGTGCTTCAGAGAGGTGTGGTGGTACTGGTCAAGCTGCACCCAGTGTCTACTGCAAACCAAAGCCGTGCGTTATCTCTCTCACATCACTTCATCCGTATTCAACTGAGAACTGAGGGACAAACTTACCGGACAAAGACTTACCGtcacactcactcctaaacCCCGCtgttacaggacacaggaaACACACTTGATCTTAAGCGCGCTAAACGTTCAAAAGATTTGCGTCACTTCCGTcaactgcttcttcttcttcttcttcgttttGAGTTGTGTCTGTTAACGTTGGGGGCGTACCGGTGTTATGCCAGTAAATGTTGTAGTCAAAAACTGCGACAAGCGCATGCGTGTGACCGACGTACCAATGACGTCGTTTTTACAGTTTCATAGACGCGTCAACTCATTGCAGTTTATCACTGAGATGGCTTTTGCACTTACACTCAGAAATAGCGGGAAATATTAAGATATAGACACCTAAAGTACTTAGGGATATATTGTCAATTATATTAGTGCCCATTCATCATGGTCTGTTTTCTGACATTGGCCATATGTTAAATATTTCAGCGttcattttataaaatgatttttgatTCTAATTAGATAAACAGATACACCTTGACCATCACGTCATGCCATTACACGCGACATGAATG harbors:
- the knstrn gene encoding small kinetochore-associated protein, producing MKRVDRAPAKDTAIPTHPNLASRKANVKTDPEAVVRKNTAKSLKGPSVRYGHQSEVMEQNRLLTAAKEDLQKQISELKENVFVLEQRCSDLQESNTEIKKQLSDCHVLLIAENLDPVSGEKVCEAADQKAGQRKDLMTISQKLLTELKSFDDFTKEHRAHLTEVQNTVRSLQGAREQLYQERDSFCMYAENMERALEEAEKLLME